Proteins from one Vibrio pomeroyi genomic window:
- a CDS encoding 1-acyl-sn-glycerol-3-phosphate acyltransferase, translated as MTSPTDPYVDIRPYGDDEIPAALNRLINDEEFISAILHYRFSNHASWFKALMSPILRVYLKMKWSKLTSVESIQIEVKKYLRDTLAKTTNGVTYTGVESLDANQAYLFVSNHRDIAMDPALVNYALHQNNHQTCRIAIGDNLLKKPCATELMRLNKSFIVKRSLKGPREMMKALGQLSSYIKHSLETGNSIWIAQKEGRAKDGNDFTEPAILKMFHVEGRKQKIAFPEYVKSLKIVPVAISYENDPCDTAKAIELFEKDVNGSYEKGEFEDIESIIQGIIGNKGRVHVGFGQVIDQDFDTPEALAEEIDRQIHENYKLFPVNLLAADKEDESITATVKQEFEEKLSSLPKGARQYLIDSYANPVKNIG; from the coding sequence ATGACCTCTCCAACCGATCCATATGTTGATATTCGTCCTTACGGCGATGATGAAATTCCAGCGGCACTAAACCGCCTTATTAATGATGAAGAATTTATCAGTGCGATACTGCACTACCGTTTTTCTAACCATGCGTCTTGGTTCAAAGCATTAATGAGTCCAATTTTACGTGTGTACTTAAAAATGAAGTGGAGCAAGCTGACTAGCGTTGAGTCCATTCAGATTGAAGTGAAAAAGTACTTACGTGACACGCTTGCTAAAACTACAAACGGTGTGACGTACACGGGTGTAGAGTCACTGGATGCGAATCAAGCTTACCTGTTTGTATCAAACCATCGTGACATTGCTATGGATCCGGCGTTAGTAAATTACGCTCTGCATCAAAATAATCATCAGACTTGTCGCATCGCGATTGGTGACAACCTGTTGAAGAAGCCATGTGCGACCGAATTGATGCGTTTGAACAAGAGTTTCATTGTTAAGCGTTCTTTGAAAGGGCCGCGTGAAATGATGAAAGCGCTAGGCCAACTGTCTTCTTACATTAAGCACTCTCTAGAGACAGGTAACTCTATCTGGATCGCTCAAAAAGAAGGCCGTGCTAAAGACGGTAACGATTTTACTGAGCCAGCTATCTTGAAGATGTTCCACGTTGAAGGACGTAAGCAGAAGATCGCTTTCCCCGAGTATGTTAAATCATTGAAGATCGTACCGGTCGCTATTTCTTACGAAAACGATCCGTGTGATACGGCTAAAGCCATCGAACTTTTTGAAAAAGACGTTAACGGCAGCTACGAAAAAGGTGAGTTTGAAGATATCGAAAGTATCATTCAGGGCATCATCGGTAATAAAGGTCGCGTTCACGTTGGTTTCGGTCAGGTTATCGACCAAGATTTTGATACGCCAGAAGCATTGGCTGAAGAGATCGATCGCCAGATCCACGAAAATTACAAACTGTTCCCAGTAAACCTACTGGCGGCAGATAAAGAAGACGAGTCGATTACCGCTACGGTTAAGCAAGAGTTTGAAGAGAAACTATCGAGCTTACCTAAAGGTGCGCGTCAATATCTGATTGATAGCTATGCGAACCCAGTGAAGAACATCGGTTAG
- a CDS encoding AraC family transcriptional regulator produces MNFAIEYTSAYFSHLVITPRKKVLKHSLVSVQSGLVLIKLGKQEYAVEPGQSVWIPYDCLTSLTYFPNTQVNRVDFSVRLTDSFPRQAGYITQTNLSLALLEKLELTKSRTSSANNTEQACKDMLSVLKQEVLSFKPLLCESALSQRFNQWNIDDSNLPQEHTLVMVMREAKKRMQSGQKRAVVIDDLFSGKEEEFEQLCMLVFGDEL; encoded by the coding sequence ATGAACTTCGCTATTGAATATACATCGGCTTACTTTTCACACTTGGTGATCACACCACGCAAGAAAGTACTTAAACATAGCCTTGTATCGGTTCAAAGTGGCTTGGTTTTGATAAAGCTGGGTAAACAAGAGTACGCCGTTGAACCAGGACAAAGCGTCTGGATCCCATACGACTGCCTAACATCACTGACCTACTTTCCAAACACTCAGGTTAATCGCGTCGACTTTTCTGTGCGTTTGACGGATTCATTCCCAAGACAAGCGGGTTACATTACGCAAACCAACCTCTCTTTGGCGCTACTCGAAAAGCTAGAACTGACTAAGTCTCGAACTTCGAGTGCCAACAATACAGAGCAAGCCTGCAAAGATATGCTTTCTGTATTGAAGCAAGAAGTGTTGTCGTTTAAGCCACTGCTTTGTGAAAGCGCCCTTTCTCAGCGATTCAATCAATGGAACATTGATGATTCTAACCTGCCACAAGAGCACACCTTGGTGATGGTTATGCGCGAAGCGAAGAAGCGTATGCAGTCAGGTCAGAAGCGAGCAGTTGTAATCGATGATTTGTTCTCAGGAAAAGAAGAAGAGTTTGAACAGCTGTGCATGCTTGTTTTTGGTGACGAGCTATAA
- a CDS encoding nicotinate-nicotinamide nucleotide adenylyltransferase — MEKIAIFGSAFNPPSLGHKSVIDSLAHFDKILLVPSIAHAWGKEMLDFDTRCQLVNAFISDLSLGQVELSLIEKSLFTPGESVTTYAVLSELQKLHGDAELTFVIGPDNFFKFSSFYKSGEITERWSVMACPEKVKIRSTDIRNALISGSDVSKLSTKSVTKMLQDSGLYTIM, encoded by the coding sequence ATGGAAAAAATAGCCATTTTCGGTAGTGCGTTTAACCCACCGAGCCTAGGGCATAAAAGTGTGATTGATTCGTTGGCTCACTTTGACAAAATTCTACTGGTTCCAAGTATTGCCCATGCTTGGGGAAAAGAGATGCTAGACTTTGATACGAGATGTCAGTTAGTTAACGCATTTATTAGTGATCTTTCATTGGGTCAAGTTGAACTATCATTGATCGAAAAGAGTTTGTTTACGCCCGGTGAAAGTGTGACAACTTATGCTGTACTCAGTGAATTACAAAAGTTACATGGTGACGCTGAACTTACGTTTGTGATTGGGCCGGACAACTTCTTCAAGTTTTCATCTTTCTATAAATCAGGTGAGATTACCGAACGATGGTCTGTAATGGCTTGTCCAGAGAAGGTGAAGATCCGCAGCACAGACATTCGTAATGCATTGATAAGTGGAAGCGATGTATCAAAACTGAGTACAAAGTCAGTTACAAAGATGTTGCAAGATAGTGGACTGTATACAATAATGTAG
- the nadE gene encoding ammonia-dependent NAD(+) synthetase, whose translation MEQLIRDEMRVLPSIDPHFEVTRRVDFIKTKLQQSGCKSLILGISGGVDSTTCGRLAQMAVDSLNENSGSNDYQFIAVRLPYGEQKDEDEAQLALSFIQPSQSVSVNIKAGVDGLHAASHVALEGTGLLPTDSAKIDFVKGNVKARARMIAQYEIAGYVGGLVIGTDHSAENITGFYTKHGDGACDLAPLFGLNKRQVRELAATLGAPELLVKKVPTADLEELDPQKADEAALNLSYDQIDDFLEGKDVPQDVSDRLVGIYKATQHKRQPIPTIYD comes from the coding sequence ATGGAACAGTTAATTCGTGACGAAATGCGCGTACTACCTTCAATTGACCCTCACTTCGAAGTGACTCGTCGTGTGGACTTTATTAAAACGAAACTTCAGCAGTCAGGCTGCAAGTCTCTGATCCTTGGTATCAGTGGCGGTGTAGACTCAACGACCTGTGGCCGTTTGGCACAGATGGCCGTTGATAGCCTGAATGAAAACTCTGGCAGCAACGACTACCAATTCATTGCGGTTCGCCTACCTTACGGCGAGCAAAAAGATGAAGACGAAGCACAACTTGCTCTCTCTTTCATCCAGCCTTCTCAATCTGTTTCTGTAAACATCAAAGCGGGTGTTGATGGGCTTCACGCTGCATCTCACGTTGCACTTGAAGGTACAGGTTTGCTACCAACAGACTCAGCAAAAATCGACTTTGTGAAAGGTAATGTGAAAGCTCGCGCTCGCATGATCGCACAATACGAAATTGCGGGGTACGTTGGCGGTCTTGTGATCGGCACTGACCACTCAGCAGAAAACATCACTGGCTTCTACACCAAACACGGTGACGGTGCATGTGATTTAGCGCCTTTGTTTGGCCTGAACAAGCGTCAAGTTCGTGAACTTGCAGCAACGCTAGGTGCGCCAGAGCTATTGGTTAAGAAAGTTCCTACTGCCGACCTAGAAGAGCTTGATCCACAAAAAGCCGACGAAGCAGCATTGAACCTTTCTTACGACCAAATCGATGATTTCCTCGAAGGTAAAGATGTCCCTCAAGACGTGTCTGACCGCTTAGTAGGTATCTACAAAGCAACACAACATAAGCGTCAACCGATCCCAACGATCTACGATTAA
- a CDS encoding hybrid-cluster NAD(P)-dependent oxidoreductase produces MSQLSSGQRALAQKASGQQPSLSQINVFPVKSVGGISLSSAWVEKQGLTFDRRFMLALADGSMVTARKYPKMVKVSSSLQPDGLIFTYEGKEPLRLKYANFKMQEAPATVWKDSFTAYTTNDEADDWFSDVLGVRVELLFSGEQSNRVREKLGQNVSFADGYPMLVISQASLDELNRRSPEVHSMGQFRTNFVVSNTEAFAEDGWKRIRIGEVEFEAVKPCERCILTTVDVERGEFRATKEPLNTFSTFRANERGGVFFGQNLVAKNEGLIKAGDVVEVLETKEKELYEDTWVESLHLTCVEREEIARDFTTFWLEPAKENHSLPSYQPGQHLPIEMAIDGEKVSRRYTLSSSPSRAGRLAISVKRVDDGQISNWLNDHFQVGDTLVAQNPDGAFYLEENPTHPLLLLSAGSGITPMLSMLRYLADHGQINDVVFYHQCSSEEDIPYQTEIDQIAKEHKGLRVIYSLSQPTKEWDGLSGRLSVSHVAKIDALHKRQAFVCGPDGFMDNAKKLLIQMGLNPQHYHQEAFGVAQSTEEAVKQLQLSVNGYLFEGNNQSTLLEQAESAGVSIASSCRAGFCGACKVTLESGQVHQPDVPALQEHERNMGQILACCSVPQTDIEVVD; encoded by the coding sequence ATGTCGCAGCTATCTTCAGGTCAAAGGGCTTTAGCTCAAAAAGCTTCAGGTCAACAGCCTTCCTTATCTCAAATCAATGTGTTTCCGGTAAAATCTGTGGGCGGCATCTCGCTCTCTTCTGCTTGGGTCGAAAAACAAGGCCTTACCTTCGACAGACGTTTTATGTTGGCATTGGCTGATGGTTCAATGGTCACGGCACGTAAGTACCCGAAGATGGTTAAGGTATCTTCAAGCTTGCAACCAGACGGTTTGATTTTCACTTATGAAGGCAAAGAACCGCTGCGACTAAAATACGCGAACTTCAAGATGCAAGAAGCGCCAGCGACGGTTTGGAAAGACAGCTTCACCGCTTACACCACTAACGATGAAGCCGATGATTGGTTCAGTGACGTGTTGGGTGTTCGTGTGGAGTTATTGTTCTCTGGCGAGCAATCGAATCGCGTTCGAGAAAAACTCGGCCAGAATGTAAGCTTTGCTGATGGCTATCCAATGTTGGTGATCAGCCAAGCATCACTTGATGAGCTGAATCGCCGTAGTCCTGAAGTCCATTCGATGGGTCAATTCCGTACCAATTTTGTTGTTTCTAATACAGAAGCCTTCGCAGAAGATGGTTGGAAGCGTATTCGAATCGGCGAAGTTGAGTTCGAAGCAGTGAAACCTTGTGAGCGCTGTATTTTGACTACAGTTGATGTTGAACGTGGCGAATTTAGAGCAACAAAAGAGCCGCTCAATACCTTCTCGACTTTCAGAGCCAATGAGCGTGGTGGCGTGTTCTTTGGTCAAAACCTAGTGGCCAAAAATGAAGGTTTAATCAAAGCCGGTGATGTGGTTGAGGTGCTCGAAACCAAAGAGAAAGAGCTTTACGAAGACACATGGGTGGAGTCGCTGCATTTAACCTGTGTTGAACGTGAAGAGATCGCTCGCGACTTTACAACGTTTTGGCTGGAGCCAGCGAAAGAGAACCACTCACTACCAAGTTATCAACCGGGACAACATCTACCGATTGAAATGGCGATTGATGGCGAGAAGGTTTCTCGTCGTTACACCTTATCTTCTAGCCCGTCACGAGCGGGTCGCTTAGCGATTTCAGTGAAGCGTGTCGATGATGGTCAAATCTCTAATTGGTTAAACGACCATTTCCAAGTTGGCGATACCTTAGTAGCGCAAAACCCTGATGGTGCTTTCTATTTAGAAGAGAACCCAACGCACCCGTTATTATTGCTTTCTGCGGGCAGTGGTATCACGCCTATGCTGTCGATGCTTCGTTATTTAGCAGACCATGGTCAGATTAATGATGTGGTTTTCTATCATCAATGCAGCAGCGAAGAAGATATTCCTTATCAAACTGAGATTGATCAGATCGCCAAAGAGCACAAAGGCTTACGTGTGATCTATTCATTGAGTCAACCAACGAAAGAGTGGGATGGTTTGTCTGGTCGTTTGAGCGTTTCGCATGTCGCGAAAATTGACGCGCTTCATAAACGCCAAGCCTTCGTGTGTGGTCCTGATGGCTTTATGGATAATGCCAAAAAACTACTTATTCAAATGGGCCTGAATCCTCAGCATTATCATCAAGAAGCATTTGGTGTCGCACAATCAACGGAAGAGGCGGTGAAGCAGCTACAGCTGAGTGTTAACGGCTACCTATTCGAAGGTAATAACCAGTCTACTTTACTAGAGCAAGCTGAGTCGGCGGGTGTATCCATTGCATCAAGCTGTCGTGCGGGTTTTTGTGGTGCTTGTAAAGTGACTCTTGAGTCAGGGCAAGTTCATCAACCGGATGTACCAGCGCTGCAAGAACATGAACGCAACATGGGACAAATACTGGCGTGTTGCAGTGTGCCTCAAACCGATATCGAAGTTGTAGACTAA
- a CDS encoding YqaE/Pmp3 family membrane protein yields the protein MNKLVIIILCVLLPPVGVFFARGAGKDLLINIVLTFFFWVPGMIHGLWVATR from the coding sequence ATGAACAAACTCGTCATTATCATTTTATGTGTACTGCTTCCGCCTGTTGGCGTGTTTTTCGCTCGTGGCGCAGGTAAAGATTTGCTAATTAACATTGTCCTTACCTTCTTCTTCTGGGTACCGGGAATGATTCACGGGCTCTGGGTAGCCACCCGCTAA
- the pyrC gene encoding dihydroorotase, protein MTQLTITRPDDWHVHLRDGDVLKDTVRDISRYNGRALIMPNTIPPVTDTEMALAYRERIMAEQPSEQFQPLMALYLTDNTTPDEIRKAKESGAVVAAKLYPAGATTNSDSGVTSAKNIYHVLEAMQEVGMLLLVHGEVTTHDVDIFDREKQFLDTVLTPIVNDFPNLKIVLEHITTADAATFVKNANDNVAATITAHHLLYNRNHMLVGGIKPHFYCLPILKRNTHQLALIEAATSGSKKFFLGTDSAPHAKGAKESACGCAGSYTAHAAVELYTEVFELEGKLENLEGFASHNGPDFYGIPRNTDTITLVKEEWNVSETMPFGSDIVVPIRGGETIAWTVK, encoded by the coding sequence ATGACACAACTTACGATTACTCGTCCTGACGACTGGCACGTTCATCTACGCGATGGCGACGTATTAAAAGATACAGTGCGCGATATCAGCCGCTACAATGGTCGAGCGTTAATCATGCCAAACACCATCCCACCGGTAACCGATACCGAAATGGCTCTTGCTTACCGTGAACGCATCATGGCGGAGCAACCAAGTGAGCAGTTCCAGCCTCTAATGGCACTTTACCTAACAGACAACACAACACCTGATGAAATTCGCAAAGCAAAAGAGTCTGGCGCAGTGGTTGCAGCTAAGCTTTACCCAGCTGGCGCAACAACAAACTCTGATTCAGGCGTAACTTCTGCTAAAAACATCTACCACGTACTAGAAGCAATGCAGGAAGTTGGCATGCTACTTTTGGTACACGGTGAAGTAACGACTCACGATGTTGATATCTTTGACCGTGAGAAGCAGTTCCTAGACACAGTACTTACACCGATTGTGAACGACTTCCCTAACCTGAAGATTGTTCTAGAGCACATCACAACTGCAGATGCTGCGACTTTCGTGAAGAACGCAAATGACAACGTTGCTGCAACCATCACAGCTCACCACCTGCTTTATAACCGTAACCACATGTTGGTTGGCGGCATTAAGCCACACTTCTACTGCTTACCAATCCTTAAGCGTAACACTCACCAATTAGCGCTTATCGAAGCGGCAACAAGCGGCAGCAAGAAGTTCTTCTTAGGCACAGACTCAGCACCACACGCAAAAGGTGCAAAAGAGTCAGCATGTGGTTGTGCGGGTTCTTACACTGCGCACGCTGCAGTAGAGCTGTACACAGAAGTATTCGAGCTAGAAGGTAAGCTTGAGAACCTAGAAGGTTTCGCGAGCCACAACGGCCCTGACTTCTACGGTATCCCACGTAACACAGACACCATCACTCTAGTAAAAGAAGAGTGGAATGTATCTGAGACGATGCCTTTCGGTTCAGACATTGTAGTGCCAATCCGTGGCGGCGAGACGATTGCTTGGACTGTTAAATAA
- a CDS encoding GGDEF domain-containing protein yields the protein MAGFSLLSFGDDISFWLSKVAANFCIALGFALVVLSLRQIRHAPLIYPLIVFSCLPLALAALIYYSVIEPSTNARVVVISVYVTLCTVSSAIVVNKSQVEDLKLPIMLLTGVLVIHSLFMLFRIWFTLREPNIGDFLHAGNVHQLAIIMTAILLSNLGFTYNWILNARLMESLYSSSLKDSLTQLYNRRAMNEMTSRELTRSLRHKHALSVIILDIDHFKQVNDVYGHQVGDRVLHNLGQILINNLRAHDVAFRYGGEEFLIMLPDTAINDACTAAEKLKVLIESHTFWKQQEKPLTASFGVAQLHPNDQRTNLIERADKALYHAKEQGRNTVCKGEFEGIVSA from the coding sequence ATGGCAGGATTTTCCCTGCTCAGCTTTGGCGATGATATTTCCTTCTGGCTTTCAAAAGTCGCTGCCAATTTCTGTATTGCTTTAGGTTTCGCTCTGGTCGTACTCAGTTTGCGTCAAATCAGACATGCTCCCTTAATCTACCCACTGATTGTTTTCTCTTGTTTACCACTGGCGTTAGCTGCATTGATCTATTACTCCGTCATCGAACCTTCTACAAATGCACGTGTGGTTGTCATCTCTGTGTATGTCACTCTTTGTACGGTTTCAAGTGCGATTGTCGTCAATAAAAGCCAAGTAGAAGACCTAAAACTGCCGATCATGCTGCTCACAGGCGTACTTGTTATCCACTCTCTGTTTATGCTGTTTAGAATCTGGTTCACCCTACGTGAGCCTAATATCGGCGACTTCCTTCATGCCGGTAATGTCCACCAGCTCGCTATCATCATGACTGCGATTCTTCTAAGTAACCTTGGCTTTACTTACAACTGGATTCTTAATGCTCGACTGATGGAGTCACTCTATAGCTCTTCATTAAAAGACAGCCTCACACAGCTTTATAATCGAAGAGCGATGAACGAGATGACCAGCCGAGAATTGACACGTAGCCTGCGGCATAAGCACGCTCTTTCGGTGATCATTTTAGACATCGACCACTTCAAGCAGGTTAATGATGTTTATGGCCATCAAGTGGGTGATCGTGTGTTGCACAACCTTGGTCAGATACTCATCAATAATCTAAGAGCGCACGATGTGGCGTTTCGTTACGGTGGTGAAGAGTTCTTAATTATGCTGCCAGACACAGCCATTAATGATGCATGTACAGCAGCAGAGAAACTAAAAGTACTAATAGAAAGTCACACTTTCTGGAAACAACAAGAAAAGCCATTAACGGCGAGTTTTGGGGTGGCTCAATTACACCCTAATGACCAGCGTACTAATCTGATTGAGCGTGCAGATAAAGCCTTATACCACGCAAAAGAACAAGGTCGGAATACCGTGTGTAAAGGCGAGTTCGAAGGAATTGTCTCGGCTTAA
- a CDS encoding M14 family metallocarboxypeptidase, whose translation MESTYTYPIGEPGKKWQEAERQAWFAQRTVKREYQQEVVPKIQALADRFDIEQYGALSYDEARFPLFAIKSKNWDASKPTILVTGGVHGYETSGVHGAIKFAATQAEKYTAHFNIVVAPCVSPWGYEVINRWNPNAVDPNRSFYDGTPAEESANLRALVASLPEVLVHVDLHETTDSDETEFRPALAARDGIEYIEGMIPDGFYTVGDTENPQPEFQAAVIASVEKVTHIAPADDEGKIIGSDVTQHGVINYPMKKLGLCGGVTDCKYGTTTEVYPDSDKVTDEECNDAQVAAVVGALDYVIQHELNA comes from the coding sequence ATGGAAAGTACCTACACCTACCCTATTGGTGAGCCAGGAAAAAAATGGCAAGAAGCAGAACGTCAAGCATGGTTTGCTCAAAGAACCGTTAAGCGCGAATACCAGCAAGAAGTGGTTCCTAAAATCCAAGCATTAGCAGACCGCTTTGACATCGAGCAATACGGTGCATTGAGCTACGACGAAGCTCGCTTCCCACTCTTCGCTATCAAGAGCAAAAACTGGGACGCATCAAAGCCAACTATCCTCGTTACAGGTGGTGTTCACGGTTACGAAACCAGTGGTGTACATGGCGCAATCAAATTCGCTGCAACTCAAGCAGAAAAGTACACAGCGCACTTCAACATTGTTGTAGCACCTTGTGTGAGCCCTTGGGGTTACGAAGTCATCAACCGCTGGAACCCAAATGCTGTTGATCCAAATCGCTCTTTCTACGACGGTACGCCAGCAGAAGAATCAGCAAACCTGCGTGCATTAGTTGCGTCTTTGCCAGAAGTATTGGTTCACGTTGATCTTCATGAGACAACCGACTCTGATGAAACTGAATTTCGCCCTGCACTCGCTGCACGTGATGGTATTGAGTACATCGAAGGCATGATCCCAGACGGTTTCTACACGGTGGGTGATACCGAAAACCCGCAACCTGAATTCCAAGCAGCTGTCATCGCTTCAGTTGAAAAAGTAACTCACATTGCGCCAGCAGATGACGAAGGCAAGATCATTGGTTCAGACGTCACTCAACACGGCGTGATCAACTACCCAATGAAGAAGCTTGGCTTATGTGGCGGTGTAACGGATTGTAAGTACGGTACGACTACTGAGGTTTACCCAGACAGCGACAAAGTAACAGACGAAGAGTGTAACGATGCTCAAGTTGCTGCTGTTGTCGGTGCTTTAGATTACGTTATTCAGCACGAATTGAACGCGTAA
- a CDS encoding BCCT family transporter produces MSFKSKKYSIDSTDYQVGQDNVSKWGMDVHNTVFVASVGLSLLFIITLLALPPADAKAAIDSIKGAVLSKFDFLFMWGANIMLVFAVVLAFSPLGKVRLGGEDATADYSMASWIAMLFAAGMGIGLIFWGVAEPTAFFTNWFGTPLDAEPFTAAGRELALGATVFHWGFHAWAIYGMTALCLAYFVYNKGLPLSMRSVFYPILGERVWGKTGDVIDVLTVLVTLFGLATSLGLGGTQAASGISHVFGLDNNIFLQQSIIVLIMGLAIISVLRGMDGGVKFLSNLNMVIAFVFLGLIAVLNFTTVLDSMATAVTGYVKNIVALSQSAGREDTTWLHGWTVFYWAWWVAYAPFFGMFVARISKGRTVREFLLCVLIIPTLVTSAWMSIFGGVAIEQVINQVGQLGLDQGITDVSLSLFYMLDAYEFGSILSVIAVALIIVFFVTTLDSGSIVIDGMTAGGKLEVPVKQKVVWAVISGAIAMVMLWIGGTQSIQALQSITIIAALPFTIILLLGCVSLLKGLLTEVGKGQETVTPATK; encoded by the coding sequence ATGAGTTTTAAATCAAAAAAATACAGTATCGATTCTACTGACTATCAAGTTGGTCAAGACAACGTCAGTAAATGGGGCATGGATGTCCATAACACCGTCTTCGTAGCCTCAGTTGGCTTATCTCTTCTTTTCATCATCACTCTTCTTGCTCTTCCTCCTGCAGATGCTAAAGCTGCAATTGATTCTATTAAGGGTGCTGTTCTATCAAAGTTTGACTTCCTGTTTATGTGGGGAGCCAACATCATGTTAGTTTTTGCCGTTGTTCTTGCATTCTCACCTCTAGGCAAAGTTCGCTTAGGTGGTGAAGACGCGACAGCGGACTATTCAATGGCATCTTGGATTGCGATGTTATTCGCAGCGGGTATGGGTATTGGACTTATCTTCTGGGGTGTTGCAGAGCCAACTGCGTTCTTCACGAACTGGTTCGGAACACCATTAGACGCAGAACCTTTCACAGCCGCTGGTCGTGAATTAGCATTGGGTGCAACCGTATTCCACTGGGGTTTTCATGCATGGGCTATCTATGGCATGACGGCACTTTGCCTAGCGTACTTTGTTTACAATAAAGGTCTGCCGCTATCAATGCGCTCTGTGTTCTACCCAATTTTGGGTGAGCGAGTATGGGGCAAAACCGGTGATGTTATCGACGTACTAACTGTACTGGTTACCCTGTTTGGTCTTGCGACTTCATTGGGCTTAGGTGGTACACAAGCAGCAAGTGGTATCAGCCACGTGTTTGGCTTGGACAACAACATCTTCCTTCAGCAATCGATCATTGTTCTGATCATGGGCTTGGCGATCATCTCTGTTCTGCGCGGCATGGACGGCGGTGTTAAGTTCCTAAGTAACCTGAACATGGTTATTGCGTTCGTATTCCTTGGTCTTATCGCGGTGTTGAACTTCACAACTGTGCTTGATTCAATGGCAACGGCTGTAACTGGTTATGTGAAAAATATCGTAGCGCTGAGCCAAAGTGCAGGTCGTGAAGACACAACATGGCTGCACGGTTGGACTGTGTTCTACTGGGCATGGTGGGTAGCGTATGCACCATTCTTCGGTATGTTCGTAGCGCGTATTTCTAAAGGCCGTACGGTTCGTGAGTTCCTACTTTGCGTACTGATCATTCCAACGTTAGTTACTTCAGCTTGGATGTCTATCTTCGGTGGCGTGGCTATCGAACAAGTGATTAATCAGGTAGGGCAACTTGGCCTTGACCAAGGCATCACAGATGTATCTCTAAGCTTGTTCTACATGTTAGATGCTTACGAGTTTGGTAGCATCCTGTCTGTTATCGCAGTTGCACTGATCATCGTGTTCTTCGTTACAACGCTAGATTCTGGTTCTATCGTTATCGATGGCATGACGGCGGGTGGTAAACTTGAAGTACCAGTAAAACAGAAAGTGGTTTGGGCAGTTATCTCAGGTGCTATCGCAATGGTGATGCTGTGGATTGGTGGTACTCAATCAATTCAAGCACTGCAATCTATTACGATTATTGCAGCACTGCCGTTTACGATCATTCTTCTGCTTGGCTGTGTAAGCTTGCTGAAAGGCCTACTGACTGAAGTCGGTAAAGGGCAAGAAACGGTTACTCCAGCAACTAAGTAA
- a CDS encoding cache domain-containing protein: MNLSRIILIGCAVFAVVSGISLRAEHSETEKEAKPVNVLDISEPHVVSKAERRAKTLLAKAVVHVQKVGDDSVKDFMSDPEYIDGELYVFALGIDGQFLASGGSSMVLVGDSVLDTQDVYGNPFFREMITKAVHNGFGEVKYHWTNPTDRMGEPKTTFFERVGDVIVAVGYYPERSSAAEAKSLLARAMTAIVDSEQESLTEFNDAEGSFVEGDLYVFVMDMSSGKLLAHGVSPELVGRSHNEILSPDDKPILTEMLNLAKENGRGVYTYRWLNPLSSKVETKHTYYRVIDNKLVGVGYYTNSNKT, translated from the coding sequence ATGAATTTATCCAGAATCATCCTCATTGGTTGTGCCGTGTTTGCAGTGGTGAGTGGCATTAGTTTACGTGCCGAACACTCTGAAACAGAGAAAGAAGCCAAGCCTGTTAATGTGCTCGATATTTCTGAACCACATGTTGTTAGTAAGGCTGAAAGAAGAGCCAAAACCTTGTTGGCGAAGGCAGTGGTCCACGTTCAAAAAGTGGGTGACGATAGCGTTAAAGATTTCATGAGTGACCCTGAATATATCGATGGGGAGCTATATGTATTTGCGTTGGGCATCGATGGCCAATTCCTCGCCAGCGGCGGCTCGTCAATGGTGCTAGTGGGTGACAGTGTTTTAGATACGCAAGACGTTTACGGTAATCCTTTTTTCCGTGAAATGATCACCAAAGCAGTACACAACGGTTTTGGTGAGGTGAAGTATCACTGGACCAACCCGACCGACCGCATGGGTGAGCCGAAAACCACGTTCTTTGAGCGAGTAGGCGATGTGATTGTGGCTGTGGGTTATTACCCTGAGCGTTCGAGTGCGGCCGAGGCAAAGAGTTTACTCGCGAGAGCGATGACCGCGATAGTGGATTCTGAACAAGAGAGCTTAACTGAGTTCAATGACGCAGAAGGGAGTTTTGTAGAAGGAGATTTATATGTGTTTGTGATGGATATGAGCTCTGGAAAGTTGCTGGCGCATGGAGTCTCTCCTGAGCTAGTTGGGCGTTCGCACAACGAGATTCTAAGCCCTGACGACAAGCCAATTCTTACTGAGATGTTGAACCTTGCCAAAGAAAACGGCCGAGGTGTTTACACCTATCGTTGGTTGAATCCGCTGTCGAGTAAAGTCGAAACCAAACACACTTATTACCGTGTTATTGACAATAAGCTAGTGGGGGTCGGTTATTACACAAATTCAAACAAGACGTAA